The following proteins are encoded in a genomic region of Actinomycetota bacterium:
- a CDS encoding copper-translocating P-type ATPase — protein sequence MATDTDTRTFPPDQITFDVEGMTCASCALRIERILSRQEGVATAVVNYAGQEARVTTTPDVDVSGLIRAVEKIGYEISEKTPDMERVDIVERYSDEERYQRRNFIGAVLFTIPLILLAWLVPQSRTNGLLQWGLATIVEFVFGWQFHRVAAKRLRGFDANMDTLVSVGTLAAWGYSVWAFFAGQPLFFDTAGIIISLILLGRFFEARSKGRASSAIGKLLELGAKQARVVRNGTETLIPIEDITAGDLMIVKPGEKIPTDGVITDGRSSIDESMLTGESVPVDKAPGANVFGATINQQGNLIVRATRVGADTALSQIVALVEDAQASKAPVQKLADKIAGLFVPIVMGIALLTAVGWIIAGGGISKAVITGVAVLVVACPCALGLATPTAIMVGSGKGAELGVVFKGAEVFERSKNVDLVMFDKTGTLTHGLMELTDVITTEDENTFLRLAGSIEAASEHPIARAVALGAEEREVTLERPAQFVNHPGRGVQGTVDGHDVVVGRRALFADLGLDIDTSLLTKAADLEKDARTVFFVAWDGLTRGAIAVADTVRPTARDTIRNLKQMGTRVAMITGDNRTTADAIGRSLGIDDVVAEVMPGDKAARVEHYQSQGMTVAFIGDGINDAPALTQADLGMAIGTGTDIAIEAGDVILMSGDPALAGTAMSLARTTFRTIKQNLFWAFIYNTAMIPLAAAGIISPVLAAAAMASSSVSVVTNSLRLRRFRP from the coding sequence ATGGCCACTGACACCGATACTCGAACCTTCCCTCCAGATCAGATCACTTTCGATGTCGAGGGTATGACCTGTGCTTCGTGCGCCCTCCGTATCGAACGCATCTTGTCCAGACAAGAAGGTGTCGCGACGGCAGTCGTGAACTACGCAGGTCAAGAAGCAAGGGTCACCACTACGCCCGACGTCGACGTTTCCGGGCTCATCCGGGCAGTCGAGAAGATCGGATATGAGATCTCGGAGAAGACCCCCGACATGGAACGCGTGGACATCGTGGAGCGCTACAGCGACGAGGAACGCTACCAGCGGCGCAACTTCATCGGGGCGGTGCTCTTCACGATTCCTCTCATCCTCCTCGCATGGCTCGTCCCGCAGTCGAGAACGAACGGCCTCCTGCAGTGGGGACTCGCCACGATCGTGGAGTTCGTCTTCGGCTGGCAGTTCCACCGTGTCGCAGCCAAGCGGCTGCGCGGTTTCGACGCGAACATGGACACGCTCGTCTCGGTTGGGACGCTCGCTGCATGGGGATACTCGGTCTGGGCATTCTTCGCCGGTCAACCGCTCTTCTTCGACACCGCCGGCATCATCATCTCCCTGATTCTGCTCGGTCGTTTCTTCGAGGCTCGATCCAAGGGACGCGCTTCCTCTGCCATCGGCAAACTGCTGGAACTCGGAGCGAAACAGGCCAGGGTCGTGCGAAACGGCACAGAGACACTGATTCCGATCGAAGACATCACCGCCGGAGACCTGATGATCGTCAAGCCTGGGGAGAAGATTCCGACCGACGGTGTGATCACCGATGGCCGGTCTTCCATCGATGAGAGCATGCTCACCGGCGAATCGGTTCCCGTGGACAAGGCTCCCGGAGCGAACGTGTTCGGTGCAACGATCAACCAGCAGGGAAACCTGATCGTGCGGGCAACTCGCGTTGGTGCCGATACGGCCCTGTCGCAGATCGTGGCGCTCGTGGAGGACGCCCAAGCGTCCAAGGCCCCCGTCCAGAAGCTCGCAGACAAGATCGCCGGCTTGTTCGTTCCCATCGTCATGGGTATCGCCCTGCTCACCGCCGTCGGGTGGATCATCGCCGGCGGCGGCATCTCGAAAGCGGTGATCACCGGTGTCGCCGTTCTCGTCGTCGCCTGCCCGTGCGCACTGGGCCTCGCCACCCCCACCGCCATCATGGTGGGCTCCGGAAAGGGCGCCGAGCTCGGCGTGGTCTTCAAGGGAGCGGAGGTCTTCGAGCGATCCAAGAACGTAGACCTGGTGATGTTCGACAAGACCGGAACCCTCACGCACGGGCTCATGGAGTTGACAGACGTCATCACCACCGAGGATGAGAACACGTTCCTGCGGCTCGCCGGTTCCATCGAGGCCGCGTCCGAGCATCCCATCGCCCGAGCGGTCGCGCTTGGTGCCGAAGAACGCGAGGTGACGCTGGAACGACCGGCGCAGTTTGTGAATCACCCCGGCCGGGGGGTCCAGGGGACCGTTGACGGCCACGATGTCGTCGTGGGCAGACGAGCCCTGTTCGCAGACCTCGGTCTCGACATCGATACGTCTCTACTCACGAAGGCCGCCGACCTCGAGAAGGATGCAAGAACCGTCTTCTTCGTGGCCTGGGACGGTCTGACCCGTGGAGCGATCGCAGTCGCCGACACCGTCAGGCCGACCGCAAGAGACACGATCCGGAACCTCAAGCAGATGGGCACCCGCGTGGCAATGATCACCGGCGACAACCGGACGACCGCCGATGCGATCGGCCGTTCGCTCGGCATCGACGACGTCGTAGCCGAGGTCATGCCCGGCGACAAGGCCGCCCGCGTCGAGCATTACCAATCCCAAGGCATGACGGTCGCGTTCATCGGTGACGGCATCAACGATGCCCCGGCACTCACCCAGGCAGATCTGGGAATGGCCATCGGAACAGGGACCGACATAGCTATCGAGGCCGGTGACGTAATCTTGATGTCCGGCGACCCCGCACTCGCCGGCACCGCGATGAGCCTGGCTCGGACAACGTTCCGCACGATCAAGCAGAACCTCTTCTGGGCGTTCATCTACAACACTGCCATGATTCCCCTGGCGGCGGCCGGCATCATCAGCCCGGTTCTCGCTGCAGCGGCGATGGCCTCATCGAGTGTCTCGGTGGTGACCAACTCACTGAGGCTTCGCCGGTTCCGGCCCTGA
- a CDS encoding metal-sensitive transcriptional regulator: MKADHKHKALNRLKTIRGHLDGVIAMVEGDRYCPDVMKQVSALQASLERVNRIVLQNHLETCFADAVRENRADEIVDELMETMKYTEAVTGPAPQLDQEIQ; the protein is encoded by the coding sequence ATGAAGGCGGATCACAAGCACAAAGCGCTCAACCGGCTCAAGACGATCAGAGGGCACCTCGATGGAGTCATCGCGATGGTCGAAGGAGATCGATACTGCCCAGACGTGATGAAACAGGTTTCAGCACTCCAGGCATCGCTCGAACGAGTGAACAGGATCGTGCTCCAGAATCATCTCGAGACCTGTTTCGCGGATGCCGTACGGGAGAACCGTGCCGACGAAATCGTCGACGAGCTGATGGAGACGATGAAATACACCGAAGCGGTCACCGGACCGGCACCCCAACTCGACCAGGAGATCCAATGA
- a CDS encoding aminotransferase class III-fold pyridoxal phosphate-dependent enzyme: MNDFLDRFASSVAPVLAFDTDIHADHAEGLWVYDTDGNRYADFACGTAVANLGHSHPVIVAAAKEQLDKLTHAGCVFRYDSIVRAAERLREITPDGIEMFGFANSGAEAVEAAVKLAKYTTKRQGVVVFRGAFHGRTMGSVSYTTSNAKYRDGYHPILGSVWVAPFPHPYRWGMTEEEATKLSLDELQRMFKHEVLPKTIAAFLVEPVQGEGGYYPAPEPFLRALREMADEHGIMLVFDEVQTGFGRTANWFASEHFGIDPDIIVLGKGIANGMPLSAYGASREVMNAWPVGAHGTTFGGNPVACAASVAGLEVMEGLLPHARDLSAHAFERFRKAQIEHPTIGDVRGLGLMIGVELVKDRDTREPDAEAMQFLARFGLEHELIIISCGPDGNVIRFIPPLITTIEELDQAIDTIEAGLFAYESR, encoded by the coding sequence ATGAACGACTTTCTCGACCGTTTCGCCTCTTCCGTCGCCCCCGTCCTCGCCTTTGACACCGACATCCACGCAGACCACGCCGAGGGCCTCTGGGTATACGACACCGACGGCAACCGCTATGCCGACTTCGCGTGCGGAACCGCCGTCGCCAATCTCGGGCATAGCCATCCGGTCATCGTGGCAGCCGCCAAAGAGCAACTTGACAAGCTGACCCACGCCGGCTGCGTTTTTCGATATGACTCCATCGTCCGCGCAGCGGAACGACTTCGTGAGATCACCCCCGATGGCATCGAGATGTTCGGTTTCGCGAACTCAGGCGCCGAAGCCGTCGAAGCCGCGGTCAAACTCGCCAAGTACACGACGAAACGTCAGGGTGTAGTCGTGTTTCGGGGCGCGTTCCACGGTCGAACGATGGGATCGGTCTCCTATACGACCTCGAACGCGAAGTATCGGGACGGCTATCACCCGATCCTCGGTTCGGTGTGGGTCGCCCCGTTTCCACACCCTTATCGCTGGGGAATGACCGAGGAGGAGGCGACGAAACTCTCCTTGGACGAACTGCAGAGAATGTTCAAGCACGAGGTCCTCCCGAAGACCATCGCCGCGTTCCTCGTCGAGCCCGTGCAAGGAGAAGGTGGCTACTACCCCGCTCCCGAGCCCTTCCTCCGAGCACTCCGAGAGATGGCAGACGAGCACGGCATCATGCTGGTGTTCGACGAAGTCCAGACAGGTTTCGGCCGCACGGCGAACTGGTTCGCCTCTGAGCATTTCGGGATCGATCCCGACATCATCGTGCTCGGCAAGGGCATCGCAAACGGAATGCCGCTCTCGGCGTACGGAGCTTCTCGGGAAGTCATGAACGCATGGCCCGTCGGCGCTCACGGTACGACCTTCGGTGGGAATCCGGTGGCATGTGCCGCATCGGTGGCCGGCCTCGAGGTCATGGAGGGTCTCCTCCCGCATGCTCGAGATCTCTCTGCTCACGCATTCGAACGTTTCCGTAAGGCGCAGATAGAACATCCCACGATCGGTGATGTGCGCGGACTCGGTTTGATGATCGGTGTCGAGTTGGTCAAGGATCGTGACACCAGAGAGCCCGACGCGGAAGCGATGCAGTTCCTCGCACGGTTCGGGTTGGAGCATGAACTGATCATCATCTCGTGCGGCCCCGATGGAAACGTGATCAGATTCATCCCCCCGCTCATCACCACGATCGAGGAGCTGGATCAAGCAATCGACACGATCGAGGCAGGGCTCTTCGCGTACGAGAGCCGGTAA
- a CDS encoding AURKAIP1/COX24 domain-containing protein, whose amino-acid sequence MGSLIKKRRKKMSKHKYRKRRKANRHKKK is encoded by the coding sequence ATGGGTTCGCTGATCAAGAAGCGGCGCAAGAAGATGTCGAAACACAAGTACCGCAAGCGCCGCAAGGCCAATCGGCACAAGAAGAAGTAG
- a CDS encoding homoserine kinase, with protein MSEASAPGSSGNLGPGFDTLALAVELRCRVDAVPADAWKISHVGVHRPEHGDAVLAAARLAVGDRSPLLLTVRNEIPIGRGLGSSAAVAAAGAAAAWRAVGHTPALSELFGIATEIDGHPDNAAASVYGGLVSVTTEGNVLRLALHESIELVIGVPRETLATKEARKVLPDTIDRNVGVRSLQRIVALVEGLRTGDAATLSAAAGDELHESPRARLNPRAERLIDAARRAGALHACWSGAGPSVLALTAAGSRTAVVDAMRVELGIDGVVLTPEVAFDGVKEMG; from the coding sequence ATGTCTGAAGCCTCGGCTCCGGGATCATCGGGGAATCTGGGCCCCGGATTCGACACCCTCGCACTGGCCGTGGAGCTTCGCTGCCGAGTCGATGCGGTTCCGGCCGATGCGTGGAAGATCAGTCATGTCGGTGTACATCGACCGGAGCATGGCGATGCCGTTCTTGCAGCGGCGCGTCTCGCCGTCGGGGATCGATCGCCGCTCCTGCTGACGGTCCGCAACGAGATTCCGATCGGTCGGGGATTGGGTTCCTCCGCGGCCGTGGCAGCAGCAGGCGCCGCGGCAGCGTGGCGCGCGGTCGGGCACACACCGGCGCTGTCGGAGCTATTCGGCATCGCGACGGAGATCGACGGTCACCCCGACAATGCGGCGGCCTCGGTCTACGGAGGTCTCGTCTCGGTGACGACAGAGGGAAACGTTCTTCGGCTCGCTCTGCATGAGAGCATCGAGTTGGTGATCGGAGTTCCCCGGGAGACGTTGGCGACGAAGGAGGCAAGGAAGGTGTTGCCGGACACGATCGATCGCAATGTGGGGGTGCGGAGCCTGCAGAGGATCGTTGCGTTGGTCGAGGGCCTGCGGACGGGTGATGCCGCGACACTGTCCGCCGCCGCAGGCGACGAGCTTCACGAATCGCCGCGTGCGCGTCTGAACCCCCGGGCGGAGCGACTGATCGATGCGGCACGACGCGCCGGAGCACTCCATGCGTGCTGGAGTGGTGCCGGTCCTTCCGTGCTCGCGCTCACGGCTGCCGGCAGCCGCACGGCGGTGGTCGATGCGATGCGTGTCGAGCTCGGAATCGACGGCGTCGTGCTGACACCGGAGGTGGCGTTTGACGGGGTGAAGGAGATGGGCTGA
- a CDS encoding SDR family oxidoreductase, with amino-acid sequence MDTDLRNKGVLVTGGAGGIGQAVVRAFASEGAKVAIHYLTSEAPALALAAEVGGVALGADLRLEEEADELVPRAAQALGRVDVCVANAGVWPSEDLRLWDLPLARWEETMSANLTATFLTLRAFLRHAEKTHTGSIVMVGSTAGIFGEAGHVDYAAAKGAIMTGLLLSAKNEAARIGVRVNAVAPGWTVTPMTTEARKDPALERRVTSTMALKKLGTPEDVAAQIVILASDKVSGHVTGQVVMVAGGMEGRLLRD; translated from the coding sequence ATGGATACCGATCTGCGCAATAAGGGAGTTCTCGTCACTGGTGGTGCGGGAGGAATCGGACAGGCCGTGGTCCGGGCATTCGCCTCCGAGGGAGCGAAGGTGGCGATCCATTATCTGACTTCGGAAGCTCCGGCACTGGCGCTTGCCGCAGAGGTGGGCGGAGTTGCGCTCGGAGCAGATCTGCGGCTCGAGGAGGAAGCGGACGAACTCGTGCCGCGTGCTGCGCAGGCATTGGGCCGTGTCGATGTCTGTGTTGCCAATGCCGGTGTGTGGCCATCCGAGGATCTCCGCCTCTGGGATCTGCCGTTGGCCAGATGGGAAGAGACCATGAGCGCAAACCTCACGGCAACCTTCCTCACGTTGCGGGCGTTCCTCCGTCACGCCGAGAAGACGCACACGGGGAGCATCGTGATGGTCGGCTCGACGGCCGGCATATTCGGAGAGGCCGGCCACGTGGACTATGCGGCTGCAAAGGGCGCCATCATGACGGGGCTTCTGCTCAGCGCCAAGAATGAGGCGGCTCGGATCGGTGTCAGGGTGAACGCCGTCGCTCCCGGATGGACGGTCACGCCGATGACCACGGAAGCTCGAAAGGACCCGGCGCTCGAACGGCGGGTGACGTCGACGATGGCACTCAAGAAACTCGGGACGCCGGAGGATGTCGCTGCACAGATCGTCATCCTCGCCTCCGATAAGGTTTCCGGCCATGTCACCGGTCAGGTCGTCATGGTTGCGGGAGGCATGGAAGGCAGGCTTCTTCGGGACTGA
- a CDS encoding DUF5362 domain-containing protein gives MTYPEGFGPPAQPPAAPPPSTLRVQDAARPLFEAKGWMKLLAVLSIGGGALYALTIVGIIVAWLPIWIGVLLWQSAGAAEDAHSTGNVDRFLVSQTKLKTLFTLYGIITLVGLILAVIAIIVMGGAIIAGVRQGFSV, from the coding sequence ATGACCTACCCGGAAGGATTCGGACCACCGGCCCAACCGCCGGCAGCGCCACCCCCGTCGACACTACGTGTTCAGGATGCGGCCAGACCGCTCTTCGAGGCAAAAGGCTGGATGAAACTCCTCGCCGTGCTGTCGATCGGCGGCGGAGCGCTCTACGCCCTCACCATCGTGGGCATCATCGTGGCGTGGCTTCCCATATGGATTGGCGTCCTTCTTTGGCAGTCCGCCGGCGCCGCAGAAGATGCACACTCGACGGGGAACGTCGACCGCTTCCTCGTATCACAGACAAAGCTCAAGACTCTCTTCACCCTCTACGGAATCATCACCCTCGTCGGGCTGATCCTGGCCGTCATAGCGATCATCGTGATGGGTGGGGCAATCATCGCTGGAGTCCGCCAAGGATTCTCGGTCTGA
- a CDS encoding inositol monophosphatase, with protein MNDLQLARAAASEGASAIRRLFGHLTSVDYKGKVNPVTAADRESEERIRTLVSRERPGDAFLGEEEGGDLENTERMWIVDPLDGTVNFVHGVPHVAVSVALYEGGRPLVGVVLDVFRQEVFHAMAGGGAWLNDRRLTVSPTKTLDKAIVATGFPYDRRERADEYARTLGAVLARIQGLRRMGTASLDLTWLAAGRYDAFWELDLAPWDVAAGLLLVREAGGVVTNRTGDPSTPLDAHFIASNAAMHAEWRTLIDASLSGPRVDSVS; from the coding sequence ATGAACGATCTCCAACTTGCGCGAGCGGCGGCGAGCGAAGGGGCGTCGGCGATCCGACGTCTCTTCGGACACCTGACGTCGGTCGACTACAAAGGCAAGGTCAATCCGGTCACGGCCGCAGATCGAGAATCCGAGGAACGTATTCGGACGCTCGTGTCCCGGGAACGGCCCGGCGACGCGTTCCTCGGCGAGGAAGAAGGTGGCGACCTCGAGAATACCGAGCGGATGTGGATCGTCGATCCGCTCGACGGCACCGTAAACTTCGTGCACGGCGTGCCGCATGTCGCCGTCTCCGTCGCTCTCTATGAAGGTGGGCGGCCCCTGGTCGGTGTCGTTCTCGACGTGTTTCGGCAAGAGGTATTCCACGCCATGGCGGGAGGCGGAGCGTGGCTGAACGATCGGCGTCTCACGGTGTCGCCCACGAAGACACTCGACAAAGCCATCGTCGCAACGGGTTTTCCATACGATCGTCGTGAACGCGCAGACGAATATGCACGAACACTCGGCGCCGTGCTGGCCCGTATCCAAGGGCTTCGGCGCATGGGGACCGCATCACTGGACCTCACATGGCTCGCTGCAGGTCGATACGACGCGTTCTGGGAACTGGACCTCGCCCCGTGGGATGTCGCCGCAGGACTTCTCCTCGTGCGAGAGGCGGGTGGCGTCGTGACGAACAGAACCGGGGACCCCTCCACCCCGTTGGACGCCCACTTCATCGCATCCAATGCAGCCATGCATGCCGAATGGCGCACGCTCATCGACGCGTCGCTCTCCGGACCGAGGGTAGATTCCGTTTCGTAA
- a CDS encoding amidohydrolase: MGIPTLMRLFVADLVRTARGVSGDAVLVHEGKVVELGQADRLRSRDIPEEHFSGGALLPGLHDAHIHPVGYASAKGGLLLDGVPDISTLLSVLADADAHLDGGWALIGNRLDEERFSDRRLPTRHDLDTVIAERPVFLARVCGHIAVVNTAALEAAGIGPDASNPVGGSFDRDTDGNPNGVLREAAIGLVASVLKMPPVDTSALLETMRHLARLGLTSLGGIVDVSGGVWTSGNELEILADIASDLPLRVCAFVIAPTSKDLETAARQIDRTSSRLRFGGAKEFADGSLGGHTAALQAPYADRPKDSGTLLMLNRSETLERAHAALALDGSVAIHAIGDRATSHVLDVFESLIDQGADPSRLRMEHASMLQGNDLRRMAETGVGACIQPAFVPSDGPWLEQRLGTRRAACTYRFATMARDGIHLAGGSDAPVESPSPFAGMAAARDRAGFWPEESLTANQALALFTDDAARLLGEPEPLSPGSPADFIIVDRDPVTASPTELRQARVLSTWVEGRKV, encoded by the coding sequence GTGGGAATTCCCACACTGATGCGTCTCTTCGTGGCCGATCTGGTTCGAACGGCGCGCGGGGTCTCCGGGGATGCCGTTCTCGTCCACGAAGGAAAGGTCGTCGAACTCGGCCAAGCCGACCGATTGCGATCGAGAGACATCCCGGAGGAGCACTTCTCCGGCGGAGCGCTCCTCCCAGGCCTCCATGACGCCCACATCCATCCTGTCGGCTACGCATCCGCCAAAGGAGGCCTCCTCCTCGACGGAGTCCCGGATATCTCGACGTTGTTGTCGGTACTCGCAGACGCCGACGCCCACCTTGACGGCGGTTGGGCACTGATCGGAAACCGCCTCGACGAGGAACGCTTCTCCGATCGGCGCCTACCGACCAGGCACGACCTGGACACCGTGATCGCAGAGCGTCCGGTGTTTCTCGCTCGAGTCTGCGGCCACATCGCGGTGGTGAATACCGCAGCGCTCGAGGCGGCAGGGATAGGACCGGACGCCTCAAATCCTGTCGGAGGCTCTTTCGATCGTGACACAGACGGGAATCCAAACGGGGTCTTGCGGGAGGCGGCGATCGGGCTCGTGGCGTCGGTTCTGAAGATGCCTCCCGTCGACACGAGTGCCCTTCTCGAAACGATGCGCCATCTTGCTCGTCTCGGGCTCACATCGCTCGGCGGGATCGTCGACGTCTCCGGCGGCGTCTGGACGTCGGGAAACGAACTCGAGATACTCGCCGACATCGCTTCAGACCTCCCCCTGCGTGTTTGCGCCTTTGTGATTGCCCCCACATCGAAGGATCTCGAGACGGCAGCACGTCAGATCGACAGGACCTCATCCCGCCTGCGTTTCGGAGGCGCCAAAGAGTTTGCAGACGGAAGCCTCGGAGGGCACACGGCGGCGCTACAGGCCCCGTATGCAGACCGGCCGAAAGACTCCGGCACTCTCCTCATGCTGAACCGTTCCGAGACACTGGAGCGAGCTCACGCAGCGCTTGCTCTCGACGGATCCGTTGCCATCCACGCGATCGGCGATCGTGCCACATCCCACGTCCTCGACGTGTTCGAATCGCTCATCGACCAAGGTGCCGATCCATCTCGACTTCGCATGGAGCATGCTTCGATGTTGCAAGGGAACGACCTGCGGCGCATGGCAGAAACCGGCGTTGGCGCGTGTATCCAGCCGGCGTTCGTACCATCCGATGGACCCTGGCTGGAACAACGCCTCGGCACACGCCGGGCGGCGTGCACGTACCGATTTGCGACGATGGCACGGGATGGAATCCATCTGGCAGGTGGTTCGGACGCGCCAGTGGAATCACCGAGCCCCTTCGCCGGTATGGCGGCAGCTCGAGATCGGGCCGGTTTCTGGCCGGAAGAGTCGCTCACCGCCAACCAGGCGCTCGCTCTCTTCACCGACGACGCGGCCCGCCTTCTCGGTGAACCGGAGCCCCTCTCCCCGGGCAGTCCGGCGGATTTCATCATCGTCGATCGTGACCCCGTGACAGCCTCGCCCACAGAACTTCGCCAGGCAAGGGTGCTCTCCACCTGGGTAGAAGGACGTAAGGTCTGA
- a CDS encoding nitroreductase, translated as MAHLTNPYALITGLRAVRQFTTDPIPDQDIDRILEAGRWTGSAKNTQRWAFVPLRDEAAREAISACGNYTTPLRNATFGIALIRLPDGYEFDIGRVAQNMMLAAAALGIASCPVTLHDGECSRRTLHLPDGHVCRYAIAFGYEDAERERVSRSRRAYAGRKPMSELVWEFPH; from the coding sequence ATGGCTCATCTCACGAACCCATATGCACTGATCACGGGACTCAGAGCCGTCCGACAATTCACCACAGACCCCATCCCCGATCAGGACATAGATCGCATCCTCGAGGCGGGTCGCTGGACGGGCAGCGCCAAGAACACACAGCGCTGGGCGTTCGTCCCACTGCGGGATGAAGCCGCGCGCGAGGCGATCTCGGCGTGCGGCAACTACACGACACCCCTCCGCAACGCAACCTTTGGCATAGCGCTGATTCGACTCCCGGACGGCTACGAGTTCGATATCGGGCGGGTGGCACAGAACATGATGCTGGCCGCCGCAGCCCTGGGAATTGCGTCGTGCCCGGTAACGCTGCACGACGGCGAATGCAGCCGCCGTACCCTCCACCTACCCGACGGCCATGTCTGCCGGTACGCGATCGCCTTCGGCTACGAAGACGCGGAGCGTGAACGAGTCTCACGATCTCGGCGCGCATATGCCGGCAGGAAGCCGATGAGCGAACTCGTGTGGGAATTCCCACACTGA
- a CDS encoding heavy-metal-associated domain-containing protein, which produces MTTMTLNVPDISCGHCKTSIEGAIGGLPGVEKVEVHIEPRTVDITWDDATLTLGTIVGAIEDQGYSVDGH; this is translated from the coding sequence ATGACCACCATGACCTTGAACGTTCCCGACATCTCCTGCGGCCACTGCAAAACGTCGATCGAAGGCGCCATCGGCGGGCTCCCAGGCGTCGAAAAGGTAGAAGTGCACATCGAACCGCGCACCGTCGATATCACATGGGACGATGCAACGCTGACTCTCGGCACCATCGTGGGGGCCATCGAGGATCAGGGCTACAGCGTCGATGGCCACTGA